Part of the Panicum virgatum strain AP13 chromosome 4N, P.virgatum_v5, whole genome shotgun sequence genome is shown below.
TGGTGGGCCGCGCCGTCCCCCCACCCCCTCGCCATTCTCTCGAGATGGGCGCGAACGCCTCGGTTCCTGGCCCCGCGTGTTTCCCTCTCGCCcgtcctcctttcttccttcccGTTTGCGTCCGCTGCGGAGTTGCTCGGCCTGTAGCTTTTGTTGGTAATCTCTTCGTTTGATCTCTCTGTgctgttgttgttttttttttatggaTGGATTTGAGGGTGAATGTGTCGGTGCTGCGTGTGGGTGTAATTTGCGCGCTGCTATAGAGATTCCAGGTTTTCGTGGCGCGGGATTGCGGCGTTGTTTGATTTCGTTGTCTTTCCTTTTCTCTATCTGTCGCTTTTATTTTTCCCGGATTCGCTGACGAGATCACGAGCTGATTGCCCAATTCGCAGGTCCAATTCGCCCCGCGGCGTAGGAATCCCGTCCTAGATTCGATCGAGCGGCGGCAATGCCGGACTCCGCATAGCCGGGAATCGGGCGCTGACAGGCACCGCGGCGCCGAGACGAGATGGGCCgttccggcgggcggcggcgggaccgcATGCGATGGAGCAAGCTCTACACCTTCAACTGCTTCCGGGGCCACCACGGGGAAGCCGGCGCCGAGGGGCCCTCCTCCGACGGTGCCGGCGCCCTCCGCGGGCCGGGGTTCTCGCGCGTCGTGCACTGCAACAACCCCGGCCTGCAGAAGCCGCTCAAGTACCCCACCAACTACATCACCACcaccaagtacaacatcatcaccttcttcccCAAGGCCATCTTCGAGCAGTTCCGGCGTGTCGCCAACCTCTACTTCCTCCTCACCGCCATCCTCTCGCTCACCCCAGTGTGCCCCTTCTCGGCCGTCAGCATGATCGCGCCCCTAGCCTTTGTTGTCGGGCTCAGCATGCTCAAGGAGGGGTTGGAGGACTGGCGCCGATTCATCCAGGACATGAAGGTGAACAACCGCAAGGTCTCCGTGCACAAGGGTGATGGTGAATTCGTGTATCGGCACTGGGAGGAACTTTGCGTCGGCGATGTGGTCAAGGTCGAGAAGGGCCAGTTCTTCCCTGCTGATTTGCTGCTGCTGTCCTCGAGCTATGAAGATGGCATTTGCTATGTTGAGACGATGAACCTGGATGGCGAGACGAACCTCAAGGTGAAAAGGTCACTTGAGGCCACGCTGCCGTTAGAAGAAGACGAGTCATTCAAGGATTTCCAGGCAGTGATACGCTGCGAGGATCCCAACCCGAGCTTGTACACATTCACTGGTAACTTTGAGTATGAGAGGCAGGTGTACGCCCTTGACCCGTTTCAGATACTTCTCAGGGACTCAAAGCTAAGGAACACATCCTTTATCTATGGAGTGGTCATCTTTACTGGCCATGACAGTAAAGTCATGCAGAATTCAACTGAGTCACCATCCAAGAGGAGCAGGATTGAGAGGAAGATGGATTTAATCATATACATTCTGTTCACTGTGCTCGTCTTGATATCACTCATCAGTTCAATCGGTTTTGCTGTGAGGATCAAGTTAGATTTGCCTCACTGGTGGTACTTGCAGCCACAGAACAGCAATAAATTGGATGATCCATCACGCCCTGCTCTTTCTGGGATATTCCATCTAATCACAGCACTCATTCTTTATGGGTATCTGATTCCAATCTCACTGTATGTCTCAATTGAACTCGTAAAGGTATTGCAAGCACATTTCATCAACCAAGATATTCATATGTTCGATGAAGACACTGGCAATACTGCTCAGGCCCGTACATCAAACTTGAATGAGGAGCTTGGCCAGGTTCATACAGTCTTATCGGATAAAACTGGCACTTTGACCTGCAATCAGATGGACTTCTTGAAGTGTTCAATTGCTGGAGTTTCATATGGTGTGGGTTCAAGTGAAGTTGAAATTGCCGCTGCAAAGCAGATGGCATCAGGTGCTGATGAAAATGACATGCCTTTACAAGATATATGGGAGGAGAACAATGAGGATGAAATCGAGCTGGTAGGAGTCAACTTTAGTGTTGGGAACAACCGAAAACCCTCCATTAAAGGCTTCAGTTTTGAGGATGACCGTCTCATGCAAGGGAACTGGACCAAGGAGCCAAATTCTTCCACACTTCTACTCTTCTTCAGGATACTTGCTCTGTGTCACACAGCGATACCAGAGATAAATGAGGCAACTGGTTCTATTGCCTATGAAGCAGAATCACCTGATGAGGGTGCTTTTCTTGTGGCGGCCAGGGAATTTGGGTTTGAATTTTTCAAGCGAACACAATCAAGCGTCTTTGTCAGGGAGAAACACACTTCTTCACATGGCACAATTGAGAGGTTACACACCAGTATTTGCTATTCTGTATGTGCTAATTTGTTCCTGTTCCTTATTATTTATTTGTCATAATGCGTAAGTATAATTTTAGGGAGTTCAAGATTCTCAATCTATTGGAATTCAATAGCAAAAGAAAACGGATGACAGTAATTCTGAAGGATGAAGATGATCAAATTCTTCTTTTTTGCAAAGGAGCAGACAGGTAGGACTTCTCTACCAGTTTTTATTTCCTTTGGTGATGCTTATATATGAATTTAGCTAAGCCTCAGGCCATCTGCATTCATATtttgatgttttatttgttaAAGTGATAGCTTAAGTCCATCTTAagtagaaaataaaaataaaaaaaactcgacctgcgaGGGAAAAAAATGCCCCCATGGCATTGCACTAAGAAGAAAGAAATCTCAGCCCAAGCCAGCCGATAAAAACCCCGAACCCCGGCTTTACCCTATATGGCCGCACCGTAACCTGTGCCGACCACGACCCACTGGGTTAGCGACAACTGGAACTACCCCTGGTAGGAAGGCCCAAACCAACCACATGTGCCACAGGCC
Proteins encoded:
- the LOC120670528 gene encoding probable phospholipid-transporting ATPase 4, with the protein product MGRSGGRRRDRMRWSKLYTFNCFRGHHGEAGAEGPSSDGAGALRGPGFSRVVHCNNPGLQKPLKYPTNYITTTKYNIITFFPKAIFEQFRRVANLYFLLTAILSLTPVCPFSAVSMIAPLAFVVGLSMLKEGLEDWRRFIQDMKVNNRKVSVHKGDGEFVYRHWEELCVGDVVKVEKGQFFPADLLLLSSSYEDGICYVETMNLDGETNLKVKRSLEATLPLEEDESFKDFQAVIRCEDPNPSLYTFTGNFEYERQVYALDPFQILLRDSKLRNTSFIYGVVIFTGHDSKVMQNSTESPSKRSRIERKMDLIIYILFTVLVLISLISSIGFAVRIKLDLPHWWYLQPQNSNKLDDPSRPALSGIFHLITALILYGYLIPISLYVSIELVKVLQAHFINQDIHMFDEDTGNTAQARTSNLNEELGQVHTVLSDKTGTLTCNQMDFLKCSIAGVSYGVGSSEVEIAAAKQMASGADENDMPLQDIWEENNEDEIELVGVNFSVGNNRKPSIKGFSFEDDRLMQGNWTKEPNSSTLLLFFRILALCHTAIPEINEATGSIAYEAESPDEGAFLVAAREFGFEFFKRTQSSVFVREKHTSSHGTIEREFKILNLLEFNSKRKRMTVILKDEDDQILLFCKGADSIIFDRLAKNGRMYEVDTTRHLNDYGEAGLRTLALSYRVLEESEYSSWNAEFVKAKTSIGPDRELQLERVSDLIERELILVGATAVEDKLQKGVPQCIDRLAQAGLKIWVLTGDKMETAINIGYACSLLRQGMKQICLSIPTGDQVAQDAKKAAKESLLSQIANGSQMVKLEKDPDAAFALVIDGKALAFALEDDMKHMFLNLAIECASVICCRVSPKQKALVTRLVKEGVGQTTLAIGDGANDVGMIQEADIGVGISGVEGMQAVMASDFSISQFRFLERLLVVHGHWCYKRIAQMICYFFYKNIAFGLTIFYFEAFAGFSGQSVYDDWFMLLFNVVLTSLPVISLGVFEQDVSSEICLQFPALYQQGPKNLFFDWYRILGWMANGLYSSLAIFFLNLCIFYDQAIRAGGQTADMAAVGTTMFTCIIWAVNMQIALTMSHFTWIQHLFVWGSITTWYLFILAYGMTLRSRDNYQILLEVLGPAPIYWAATLLVTAACNIPYLIHISYQRSCNPLDHHVIQEIKYLKKDVEDQTMWKRERSKARQKTKIGFTARVDAKIKQIKGKLHKKGQSGPSLTIHTVS